CCGAGAATCGAAAGGGGCTATAAATTACAGCTTTTGCTTttaagaaaggggaaaggggggTAAAAAAACTAAACTTCTAATGCACATTCTTGGATGGGAACCCCGCCGATCCCTTCCGCCCCGAGCCCCACCTGACCAAGTTCCACTCAGGCTGCGACCCCCGCTTCCAGCTCTACCAGCCTGGTGCGCAGCCCGGGGCCAGCCCCGCGGGGTGGCCTGGCGGCGGTTCGTCCTTCAGAGAGCAGGGCCCACCCTCCCCCGACGAACCAGGCTTGTCCAAGTCTTCCTGGGAGGTGGGGCCGCCCTGTCTTCTGGCAAAGCTTAGAGGACGCGCAAAGGAAAAGTCCACCCGAACATTTTTCTTGTAAAACAACTGTCTGGTGCTCTGGGCACTGACACGCAATCCTCCCAATTTATCCTGGCATTTCGGGAATGTAAACAAATTCgctggatttctttttctctctggaaAGTAAGGGAAGGAATTGAGGGAACGGGGAGATTTTTGtccacatgacacacacacacaatccgcGTGTACGGCACTCATATCTCCCATAAAGTGCATCTTCTTGTGTGGTTATGGGAGAACTGCGCCACACCCACTCGCGACTTTTTCTACCTTCAACAACACGCGCGAAAAAGTTATTTAAGTTAATACTTTCCTCCCTAATAGACcacttaatctttaaaaaaaaataaaataaaacataaaaaaaagagaaagaaaaaaatagaagaaagaaaactgggctgaccccacccccctttttctGATTGGGAAGCCAACCTTTTGTTGGCCTAGCTGGCCAATGGGAAGGAGAGCAAAAATCCTGCCTGGGTGCCAGGAGTCTGGCACTGGGAATGGGCGGTAGAAGGAGGAGGTGGCCAGCCGAGTCCCGCCACACACCCTCCCGAATCCCAGTGCCCAGGCCCCCAACTTTCCTAGTGCCCTGCGGGACAGGGCCCCTTCTGTACCAGCTCAGTCTGTCTTCCCCTACCAAaccacaatctctctctctctctctctccttgtttaaataaaagaacttcaagagttgaaatatatatatttagatatttttcttaaataacatATTTACATCTAATAGAAAATAGAACTCTAGATAATTTTCCAACCAGAACTGAGAAAGGAGGAATGACAGGGACTCCAGGGAGATGGTATGACGTTAAGGACAGGACCAACCAGAAGGCCACAGCCACTCGGAAATAAAAAGCACTAAGCCACATTTGAGCTCCCTCTCGCCTGCTCTGGTCCTGGGCTCCCCATTCCCAGCACTTCATCTTTTCTCCTTAAAGAAGCCTTGGTCCGTGTTACTCTCCTTAATGGTGACGGTCAAAAAGTTTGAGGTCACATCTGTGACAACCACCTTCTCCAGGTTAGTCAGGGAGGGGCTCCAGGACTCTTCCTCTGGGTCCCCCAAGATTCTGGCCACTGGGATCCTGGCGATGAGGGAGGGCCTTCCCCCTTGGGCCCCCATGTCCCGATACAGGCTCCCCACTGAGCCTGGGGTACCTGAACTATGTCGAACCCTGGGGCCACCAGGATCCAGGGCACCTTGGCCTTTGGCCTCCAGGAAAGCAGCCCTGTGCTTTATCACCCTGGCTGGAAAGGTGTCCACAGCCATCTTGCCAGAGGCCTCTGCTGAGCTAGGACTGGTCACACCATATTGTACCAGGTCTGAGTCCTGCCTTCGAGCAAGTTGGATCACGCTATGGCCGGCTGGGAACTTTCCTGTCCCAGAAGAGGTGTCATCCAGCTTTCTGCCTTTGAGGTATTCTCCAAGGCCGTCACTGGGCTCTCCCAAGGGCCTCTGTGAAGGGTCTAGGAGCTCTTTCCGGGGCTTGGGTCCTCGTTTCTTAGAGCTGTCCCCTGGCGAGCTGGGCTTGTCATCGACGCGGCTGGCACCTCTTTCTCGATCCCTTTCTCGATCCCGGTCCCGATCCCGAGGTGGATCTGCCCTGCAGGCACTGGTGCTGCTCCCTGGTGGGGACAGACCCGTGTTCCGAAGGCCCTCTCGGGCCCTGGAAGTAGATGCCAAATCCTGTGGTGATCGGCCTGGGTAAGGGATCCGGATGCCTCTGGCAGAGTCACTTCTGAATTCATAGGTCTTAGCCTTTGCCTTGGCCTGGGCCTGAAGAAATGAGGCAGCAGCGTGAGGAGAAGAAAGTGGAGCCCCGCCCCCCACATGTCCTCCAGTTTTGACTGCCCAACTTCCCCCAGAAGACTGGGAGATTCTAATCGGGTGGGGAGGTGGACTTAATGGTTgtagtgtgggggaggggaaagggggttTGTCTGGAAGCAGCCATATGCAACCAACACACTCCTTGTAATCCATTATAGGTCTACTTGTGATGGCCAGAGGGAGAAATAAAGGCCTTCTGGTGTAGCTAAGTCCCACCTCCTTGACGCTACCACTGACTTGATGCCCTGCAGTCAGAAGACTCCCAGATTACAAACAAGCATAGAGTATGGACACTCATTGGTTCACAAGCCCTCCAGGTTCCCTGTGAATGTCACACTCCACCACTGGAGACTGCAACATACCTTGAGAAGAAAGGTTTTAGGCTTGGGTCCTCGCTTTTTGGGGCCATAGAGCTCCATCTCCCGTtccctaaagaaagaaaagagaaaaaagggggtgTGTCCAGGCTGCACTGAAGTCAGCCTGTATGGGTTCCAGGGAGTGGCTGGGCTCAGGGTCTGTACCTTTCCTCAAAGGCTGCAAGCAGGCGAGCATCCAGAATATTTTCTTCCGGCTCCCACGTGCTGTACCTATAGGAAATCAGGAAGAATGTGGCATCAGTCCTTGgagtaaggagagagagaagggagcagagggCGCGTATGTGAGTGTAACTTTTCCGGCTGTCTTGTGTTGTGTTTCAAtgtaaaagaggaaaagaggaagaaaagagcccTCCTCAGTATCAGTGTGGGGTTGCGACTGCATATAACCTACTTACTTCTGTGACCAGCCCTTCCATTTCACGAGGTATTCCATGCGTCCCTGCGGAtgcaaaaggggaaatgtgtgtatgtgcgtggaGGGGAATGCAAAACGAGGACACAAGAAATACACGCGAAAATGCATGCACCAAATGAATGCTCCAAACAGTACCGCCAAAGGCACCAGCCCGCTGCAGCACCCCTACAGAAACGCTGCACAAAGTGCATGCACCGGCATTcatcccccaccccgccccccatccaTGCAATCTGTGCACCGCTGCAAGTCTAAGAAGAGCGCAGGGGCtgagccgccgccgctgccgccgccacggCCGCGGCCACTGCTGGGacctgggggaagggaggctgggcTGCAGCAGGGGGAGGGAGCCCGGGCCCTGGGAAGGGAGGGCCCGCCGCGCCGCCGCCCGCTGTCCCCGTCACCTACTTTGCGAATGCGTCGCTTCAGGAGGGCTTCGGCCGCGAACACCCGCTCCCCCACCGCCGAGAGCTCCATGTTGACTCGCCGCTTCCCCCCTCGGCCGCTTCCAGGAGCAGAAAAGCAGCAGCCAGCGCTCGACAGCCCATAATACTCTCCGGCTGACGTcagttctcctccctccccgcgcgctctccctccctccgcccCCGCCCGGCGCTTCCTCCCGCCCCACGTGTTGCTAACGACGTTGCTAAAGCCGAGCGGCCTAGGCCTGTTCTGCGGGCGCTGATTGGACTAGCGCCCGGCCACGCCCCTCTCCCCGTCTCCCCCGCGTTGCTACGTGACCCGCGTTCCAATCGCCAGGGGGCGGAGTCTCCGTCTACTCCAGagacttggggaggggggggttgcCGTCAGCGGAAGTGACGCAGGGCGGGGCGGGCCGGGCCGCTGTCAGTCTGCAAGGCTGGCCAGGGGGGCCGCTGCCCTAGGCTCCGGTCTCCGGCCCCCTGCCCCGCCGCCCAGCGGTTCCCCCGGTGCGTGGAGTGTCCCCGCCGAGCCCTCTAAGCTCCACGCTTAGGTCCCAACCAGACACCGCCCCTCTGCAGACCCAGGCCCTCCCCACTCGCCTCTGCCCCAGCCGGCGCCATCCCCATCCCCCGCTGCTGGCGCAGCACAATACACAGGTACTGGGGCGCAACGGGCCGCGCCCGAAAACCCCCGGACCTACTGCGCGCTCGCGCCGAACCCACTGGTTCCTTGACCCCTCCCTCGCGGCCGCGCACCCTCGGTCTCCATAGCAACGCCCCCTCCCTCCATCGCCAGTCCCATCCCGCTAACAAATCAATGTGCCTGCTCTGGGTCTCCAGTCGCTCAGCGCTGCCTGCGCCCACCCTCCGGGCCCTGCGAGCCGGGCTGGCGTGGGCACTTCCCCGGGCTCAGAAGCCCAAAGCAGACTAGTGCAGGCCGGTGGTTTCCACCTGAGCCCACCCTGGACCGAGACCCTGCAATAGGGGTCTCGTGCCTCCTCTTTCCACCCCCATTGTCCCCAAGTTGCAGCCACCTGCCCCTACCCCAGCCTTCGCCTCCCTCCCACTCCACTCCTCGGCCCTGGGAGAAGTTAACCCTGAGCACATTTATATCGGCCTGGGTGGGTTTAGTGCGGCCGTTGACCATCAAGGCAGAGCCTAGAGTTCACTAGTtcgggaagggggtggggggtgtgagCGGCTGGGGGCGCGGCCAGCCTGCTCCAGACCTGGGTGCAGAGCTAAAGTACTTCCTGTCTTGGGCTCTTCTCGACGACGTGCGCGGACACCCGACAAGAAACAGCGGCGTGGAAGTTGAAGGGAGTAGTGGTATCTACTGCAGCCTTGAAGAGAGGGTCCTCCCACGCGAAGATGGCGAGTCCCTGATAGGGGGCGAGGGTCGCTCAGAGGTCCCTCACATACGTGCGTGAACTTGCTGGCCCTTCATCCTAAGCGCTCCTTCTTCCGCTCTTCGTAACCCCAGTTGAAGACTGGAGGTTCAGCAGCAGCTACCCCCACACTTCACTTTTACCACCCAAGCTCCTGAACACAGACCCCACTCCTTGAAACACACAATTTAGTTAAATCGCGAAAATGCAAACAGTTTCCCCTGGCCAGGGAGGAgatagaagaaagggagagagaaagaaagaaagattacgGAAAACCAACGACCGAGCCAAGGAGTCTGGTTCGAAGGACAGGAGACCCAGAGCGCAAAGCTGTCCTCAGGTCCAAGGGGCCGCGCACCTCACTTGCCGGTGCTGGCCTTGGGGCAAGCGCGGAGCTGGGCTGCACGGGTCCTCCTCAGGACTCCTTGCCTCAGTTTCTGGCCTCCAGTTTTTGGCCTCAGACCTTGACATTATAAGGTGTGCTCCAGGTGAGGAGTCCCATCTCTCTGGTTCTTAACGAACAGCTCATCCACGACGCCCAGATCGCCCTGGTGACCCACGCCCGCCGCCTTCAAGAGGCCGCCGACGGCGCGTCCTTAATCATAAAAAGTCATTCCCGGTAACAAATAGTTTCGTCGGCCGGTGCCAGCGATACAGCTGTTTCTGTTTAAGCTTAAATACTTTCCAACAGTTTGGGCAGTAAAAATAAAGTCGGCCTCAGCCGCCTATAAGTGTCTGGTTT
This Peromyscus maniculatus bairdii isolate BWxNUB_F1_BW_parent chromosome 8, HU_Pman_BW_mat_3.1, whole genome shotgun sequence DNA region includes the following protein-coding sequences:
- the Cbx8 gene encoding chromobox protein homolog 8; translation: MELSAVGERVFAAEALLKRRIRKGRMEYLVKWKGWSQKYSTWEPEENILDARLLAAFEEREREMELYGPKKRGPKPKTFLLKAQAKAKAKTYEFRSDSARGIRIPYPGRSPQDLASTSRAREGLRNTGLSPPGSSTSACRADPPRDRDRDRERDRERGASRVDDKPSSPGDSSKKRGPKPRKELLDPSQRPLGEPSDGLGEYLKGRKLDDTSSGTGKFPAGHSVIQLARRQDSDLVQYGVTSPSSAEASGKMAVDTFPARVIKHRAAFLEAKGQGALDPGGPRVRHSSGTPGSVGSLYRDMGAQGGRPSLIARIPVARILGDPEEESWSPSLTNLEKVVVTDVTSNFLTVTIKESNTDQGFFKEKR